One window of the Endomicrobium proavitum genome contains the following:
- the dprA gene encoding DNA-processing protein DprA, with the protein MNEEKLAVLELFLAADIGAVRFFKLLEVFGNAKNTVTASAQELMSVYGIGEKTALAVSSRKFAAMAENEIKNADKNNIKIVFYDDADYPENLKNIPDKPVVLYIKGDYIPQDFNAAAIVGSRRASAYGKNVTEEFAACFAQNNLTVISGLARGVDSYAHKAALENNGRTIAVLGNGLLVNYPPENKKLQDKIPESGAVISEFALNVQPNPGTFPRRNRIVAALSKAVLVTEAVLASGALITAKLAAQYGKDVFAVPGSIYSNLSKGTNMLLENGAFIALNPWHVTSQITGTPIYNSVSQKDAPKLTSGERKVLEFLENIQEGAHTETIAQKLNITIAQTAAILFQLEMKDLVKAAPGQIYIKVR; encoded by the coding sequence ATGAACGAAGAAAAGTTAGCCGTTTTGGAATTATTTTTGGCGGCCGACATAGGCGCCGTGAGATTTTTTAAATTACTTGAGGTCTTTGGAAATGCAAAAAACACGGTAACGGCATCTGCGCAAGAGCTTATGTCGGTTTATGGAATAGGCGAAAAAACCGCTTTGGCGGTTTCATCGCGCAAATTTGCCGCTATGGCCGAAAATGAAATTAAAAACGCCGACAAAAACAACATAAAAATTGTTTTTTACGATGACGCGGACTATCCGGAAAATTTAAAAAATATACCGGACAAACCCGTTGTGTTATACATAAAAGGCGATTATATTCCGCAAGATTTTAACGCGGCTGCAATTGTGGGCTCGCGCAGAGCAAGCGCTTACGGCAAAAATGTTACCGAAGAATTTGCCGCGTGTTTTGCTCAAAATAATCTTACCGTTATTTCCGGGCTTGCCAGAGGCGTAGATTCTTACGCGCACAAAGCGGCTTTGGAAAATAACGGCAGAACAATAGCGGTTTTAGGAAACGGTCTGCTTGTAAATTATCCTCCTGAAAATAAAAAACTTCAGGACAAAATTCCGGAAAGCGGCGCGGTGATAAGCGAATTCGCTCTTAACGTGCAGCCAAATCCGGGAACTTTTCCCAGAAGAAACAGAATTGTAGCCGCGCTTTCAAAAGCCGTTCTTGTAACGGAAGCGGTTTTGGCAAGCGGAGCTCTTATAACGGCAAAACTTGCCGCGCAATACGGAAAAGACGTTTTTGCGGTTCCCGGAAGCATATATTCAAACTTGTCAAAAGGCACAAACATGCTTTTGGAAAACGGAGCCTTTATAGCTTTAAACCCTTGGCATGTAACATCGCAAATTACGGGTACACCTATATATAATAGCGTATCGCAAAAAGACGCGCCTAAGTTAACTTCCGGCGAACGCAAAGTTTTAGAGTTTCTTGAAAATATTCAGGAAGGCGCGCACACGGAAACGATAGCGCAAAAACTTAATATTACAATTGCCCAAACAGCAGCTATTCTTTTTCAGCTTGAAATGAAAGATTTGGTAAAAGCGGCTCCGGGTCAAATTTATATAAAAGTCAGGTAA
- a CDS encoding HD domain-containing phosphohydrolase, which translates to MINEISLIFFGVLLGALFVVVERLRRKQNRQQENSESEIAELSVKLRENSAELDGLLTMLSGLHEFQEAAKDLENKEDLAHSVVNIACELIGSNTGSLMFINQDNNELYIAAAKGLPADVISSVTMKIGEGVAGRVAKDGKAVFVEDIESDIRFLRPNAYDRYSSKSFLSVPLKVKSRVVGVLNVNASREIKNFEDKDVRLLTILADQAAMTFENIELYNDLQNFYFEMIQTLARAIDAKDSYTYDHADRARHYAKLIAEKMHLPAVIVRHVEYAALMHDIGKIGIEENILRKPGKLTPEETDIVRKHPEIGNRIISPVAFLAPVAPMVLYHQEWFNGQGYPQGLAGEEIPLGSRIVAVIDAYDAMTSDRPYRKALAKKFAISQLQNGAGSQFDPEVVSAFSQILSGETGCAVN; encoded by the coding sequence ATGATAAACGAAATAAGTTTAATTTTCTTCGGCGTTTTGCTGGGCGCTCTTTTTGTGGTTGTAGAACGATTGCGCCGCAAACAAAACCGCCAGCAGGAAAATTCAGAGTCCGAAATTGCGGAGCTTTCCGTTAAACTGCGGGAAAATTCCGCCGAGCTTGACGGTCTTTTGACTATGCTTTCCGGTCTTCACGAATTCCAGGAAGCGGCGAAAGATTTGGAGAACAAAGAAGATTTAGCGCATTCCGTTGTAAATATAGCCTGCGAGCTTATAGGCTCTAACACCGGTTCTTTAATGTTTATAAATCAGGACAATAACGAGCTTTACATAGCTGCGGCAAAAGGTTTGCCGGCGGACGTTATCTCATCGGTAACAATGAAAATAGGCGAAGGCGTAGCCGGTCGCGTGGCAAAAGACGGCAAAGCTGTTTTTGTGGAAGATATAGAATCCGACATAAGGTTTCTAAGACCTAACGCTTACGACAGATACAGTTCTAAATCTTTTTTAAGCGTCCCTTTAAAAGTTAAAAGCAGAGTTGTCGGCGTTTTAAACGTAAATGCGTCTCGCGAAATAAAAAATTTTGAAGATAAAGACGTCAGGCTTCTTACTATTCTTGCCGATCAAGCGGCGATGACTTTTGAAAACATAGAGCTTTATAACGATTTGCAAAACTTTTATTTTGAAATGATACAAACGCTTGCAAGAGCAATAGACGCAAAAGATTCTTACACTTACGATCACGCCGACAGAGCCAGACATTACGCTAAACTTATCGCTGAGAAAATGCATCTTCCTGCTGTAATTGTGCGCCATGTGGAATACGCGGCTTTAATGCACGATATAGGCAAAATAGGAATTGAAGAAAATATTTTAAGAAAACCCGGAAAGCTTACGCCCGAAGAAACGGATATTGTCAGAAAACATCCGGAAATAGGAAACAGAATAATTTCTCCCGTAGCTTTTTTAGCGCCTGTGGCGCCGATGGTGCTTTATCATCAGGAATGGTTTAACGGACAGGGTTATCCGCAAGGGCTTGCCGGCGAAGAAATTCCGCTTGGTTCAAGAATAGTTGCGGTTATAGACGCTTACGACGCTATGACTTCCGACAGACCTTACAGAAAAGCGCTTGCGAAAAAGTTTGCAATTTCCCAGCTTCAAAACGGGGCGGGTTCACAGTTTGATCCGGAAGTAGTCAGCGCTTTCTCGCAAATTTTAAGCGGCGAAACCGGCTGTGCGGTAAACTAA
- the xerC gene encoding tyrosine recombinase XerC — MDKNGQTSERAQDQEIKESEVSGENKEIIESFLKYLKAEKNFSDCTVTAYFADIAHFAIFAQNKNISFSGADKHDLRKYFEILNEKHLSKATLIRKFAALRTFYKFLIINKKTETNPLEVMSAPKKEKKVPEFLTEEEMRNLFDTPDISLRDRAMIELLYSCGLRIQELMDLNINDIDFLSNVITVTGKGNKQRVVPIGNQSLSALREYIKNRRALGLPSDINSPAFLNKHAKRLDQRSARRVLHNWFIKAGLKKKVSPHTLRHTFATHILDRGCDLRSVQEMLGHKNLSTTQIYTHVTIESLKKVYKKAHPRQ, encoded by the coding sequence ATGGATAAAAACGGACAAACCTCCGAAAGAGCCCAAGACCAAGAAATCAAAGAAAGCGAAGTCTCCGGCGAAAACAAAGAAATAATAGAGTCGTTTCTAAAATACTTAAAAGCGGAAAAAAACTTTTCGGACTGCACCGTTACGGCTTATTTTGCAGACATTGCGCATTTTGCTATTTTTGCGCAAAATAAAAATATTTCATTTTCCGGCGCGGATAAACACGACTTGCGAAAATATTTTGAAATTTTAAACGAAAAACATTTAAGCAAAGCCACCCTCATACGAAAATTTGCCGCTTTAAGAACTTTTTATAAATTTTTAATAATTAATAAAAAAACCGAAACCAATCCGCTTGAAGTTATGAGCGCGCCGAAAAAAGAAAAAAAAGTTCCCGAATTTTTAACCGAAGAAGAGATGAGAAATTTATTTGACACGCCTGATATTTCTCTGCGCGACAGAGCTATGATTGAACTTTTATATTCATGCGGTCTGCGCATACAAGAGCTTATGGATTTAAATATTAACGATATTGATTTTCTGTCAAATGTTATAACCGTTACGGGAAAAGGCAATAAGCAAAGAGTAGTTCCCATTGGCAACCAGAGTCTTTCCGCTTTACGCGAATATATAAAAAACAGACGCGCGCTTGGACTTCCTTCGGATATTAATTCTCCCGCGTTTTTAAATAAACACGCCAAACGTCTTGATCAAAGAAGCGCGCGGCGCGTTCTGCACAACTGGTTTATCAAAGCGGGATTAAAGAAAAAAGTCAGTCCGCACACGCTGCGCCACACGTTTGCCACGCACATTTTAGACAGAGGCTGCGATTTAAGAAGCGTTCAGGAAATGCTGGGACATAAAAATCTTTCAACAACGCAAATCTACACGCACGTTACAATAGAAAGCCTTAAAAAAGTTTACAAAAAGGCGCACCCAAGACAATGA
- a CDS encoding glycoside hydrolase family 57 protein, producing the protein MNPKGYWCLQLHAHLPFVRHPEYSDFLEEDWLYEAISETYLPLLNVFENLVKDNIDFRLTMTITPTLANMLADPLLQLRYYERLKKQIDLIEKELARTENALQFRPAAQMYAKQFQECKQVWEKYNGNILTGFKNLQDAGKIEIITCCATHGFLPLMNNPAAQRAQIRVACDDYQRHFGRRPRGIWLAECAYYPGIDEILKDEGIRFFFLEAHGILYAEPRPKYGVFAPVYAPSGVAAFARDTETAQQVWSAESGYPGDSDYREFYRDLGYDLDYDYVKPYLHSDGIRRNIGIKYHKITGKVSLSDKQPYSPQDAKNKADTHAGNFLFNRTKQAEYLSEILDRTPLVVSMYDAELFGHWWFEGPQFLNFLFRKMHCDQDIVKPITPIEYLEKFPLNQVVSPAASSWGDKGYYEVWLNSSNDYIYRHLHKAAERMTELAKRFPSADGILEMALNQCAREVLLAQSSDWAFIMTTGTMVEYAQKRTREHIANFTTLYEQINNNSIDAQYLKTLEDRNNIFAHINYRVYAQ; encoded by the coding sequence ATGAATCCTAAAGGATACTGGTGTCTGCAGCTGCACGCGCATCTGCCTTTTGTGCGTCACCCCGAATACAGCGATTTTCTTGAGGAAGACTGGCTTTACGAAGCTATCTCGGAAACGTATCTTCCGCTGCTTAACGTTTTTGAAAATCTCGTTAAAGACAATATAGATTTTAGACTTACCATGACCATTACTCCAACTCTTGCAAACATGCTTGCAGACCCGCTGCTTCAGTTAAGGTATTATGAAAGATTAAAAAAGCAAATAGATCTTATTGAAAAAGAACTTGCGCGCACGGAAAACGCTTTGCAGTTTCGTCCCGCGGCGCAAATGTACGCCAAACAATTTCAAGAGTGCAAACAAGTTTGGGAAAAATATAACGGCAACATTTTAACGGGTTTCAAAAATTTGCAGGACGCCGGAAAAATTGAAATTATTACATGCTGCGCAACGCACGGTTTTCTTCCGCTTATGAATAACCCTGCGGCGCAAAGAGCGCAAATACGCGTTGCCTGCGACGATTACCAAAGGCATTTCGGCAGACGCCCGCGCGGAATATGGCTTGCCGAATGCGCGTATTATCCGGGGATAGACGAAATTTTAAAAGATGAGGGAATCCGTTTTTTCTTTTTGGAAGCGCACGGAATTTTATACGCCGAGCCCCGTCCCAAATACGGAGTTTTTGCGCCGGTTTACGCCCCGTCGGGAGTGGCGGCATTTGCCCGCGATACGGAAACCGCGCAGCAGGTTTGGAGCGCCGAATCCGGCTATCCCGGAGACTCTGATTACAGAGAATTTTACCGAGATTTAGGTTACGATTTAGATTACGATTATGTCAAACCGTATCTTCATTCGGACGGCATTCGCCGAAACATCGGCATAAAATATCACAAAATAACCGGCAAAGTTTCTCTTTCGGACAAGCAGCCGTATTCTCCGCAAGATGCAAAAAATAAGGCTGATACCCACGCCGGAAATTTTCTTTTTAACAGAACAAAACAAGCCGAATATTTGTCTGAAATATTAGACAGAACGCCGCTGGTAGTTTCTATGTACGACGCGGAACTTTTCGGACACTGGTGGTTTGAAGGTCCTCAATTTTTAAATTTTTTGTTTAGAAAAATGCATTGCGATCAGGATATTGTAAAACCGATAACGCCGATAGAATATCTTGAAAAATTTCCGTTAAACCAAGTTGTTTCTCCCGCGGCGTCGTCTTGGGGAGACAAAGGATATTACGAAGTTTGGCTTAACTCGTCAAACGATTACATATATAGACATCTTCACAAAGCCGCCGAAAGAATGACGGAACTTGCGAAGCGTTTCCCGTCGGCGGACGGCATTTTGGAAATGGCGTTAAACCAATGCGCAAGAGAAGTTCTTTTGGCGCAGTCTTCAGACTGGGCGTTTATAATGACAACCGGCACAATGGTGGAATACGCGCAAAAAAGAACGCGCGAACATATAGCAAACTTCACAACTTTATACGAGCAGATAAACAATAATTCCATAGACGCGCAATATTTAAAAACTCTTGAAGACAGAAATAATATATTTGCCCATATAAATTACAGGGTGTACGCGCAATGA
- a CDS encoding DUF4912 domain-containing protein: MGENLSSKIQNKQEDAPSRRDFALPSGYNDTKIVVLPKDPVCIFVYWEISSQTSLKFAEKYGANFDADSLAVRIYDITGVRFNGNNANKYFDVKVRAQDQSRYINLGEFNRVWCVDLCYVLKNGEIVFITRSNIVEMPRHGISDITDQKWALVQSEFEKLLTVPSGLQEGSYGLVKLMRKRKEEIISISSSGGKSKKRAVRK; encoded by the coding sequence ATGGGCGAAAATTTGAGTTCTAAAATTCAAAACAAACAAGAAGACGCTCCTTCCCGCCGTGATTTTGCCCTGCCTTCGGGATATAACGACACAAAAATAGTTGTTTTGCCAAAAGACCCGGTATGCATTTTTGTATATTGGGAAATTTCCTCCCAAACAAGTTTAAAATTTGCCGAAAAATACGGAGCAAATTTTGACGCCGACTCTCTTGCCGTTAGAATTTACGATATTACCGGCGTTAGGTTCAACGGAAATAACGCAAACAAATATTTTGATGTTAAAGTCCGCGCTCAAGACCAAAGCCGTTACATAAACTTAGGCGAGTTCAACCGCGTATGGTGCGTTGATTTGTGCTACGTTTTAAAAAACGGAGAGATTGTTTTTATCACCCGTTCTAATATTGTTGAAATGCCGCGCCACGGAATATCCGACATTACCGATCAAAAGTGGGCGTTGGTTCAATCTGAATTTGAAAAGCTTTTAACTGTTCCCAGCGGCTTGCAGGAAGGTTCTTACGGACTTGTAAAACTTATGCGCAAACGCAAAGAAGAAATTATAAGCATTTCGTCGTCCGGCGGCAAAAGCAAAAAACGCGCAGTCCGCAAATAA
- the topA gene encoding type I DNA topoisomerase, which translates to MSKYLVIVESPAKEKTISKILGKDYAVKSSYGHIRDLPKNKIGIDVENNFEPTYVNIARAKKVISDLKNASEKSDRIYLATDFDREGEAIAWHLKEALKLSDKKISRITFHEITPEAINSAVKNPRELDMHLVDSQQTRRILDRLVGYKLSPLLWKKVKIGLSAGRVQSVAVMIICDREEEINKFVPVEYWGIEAELSKTDKKQNPFKAALHSKAGVRFDKLAIKTKAEADKILAELSGAKYIVKTVEPKQRKRSPFGPYTTSTMQQDASRRLGFSASKTMMIAQKLYEGINVGGQNSEGLITYMRTDSLNIAKSVQSDTLKFIGATYGEKFLPPAPRIYKTKSKGAQEAHEAIRPTLPSRIPENIKQYLSPDEFKLYNLIWKRFLASQMSDALYNTVSAEISANDYVFKASGSALVFDGFLKVYEIDDEDKESKLPNLTAGETLNLLQLINEQHFTEPPARYNEASLIKALEEHGIGRPSTYAPTIKTILDRLYVRLEGKKFIPTNLGMVVTDVLKKHFANIVNVEFTAGVEEKLDDIAENKLVWQSVLKDFYGPFEQDLTAAEKNLERQKVEAPKSDEVCPNCGKPMVIRESRNGRFLGCSGYPECKTTMSMGKDGKAAPAAEETDMKCDKCGSPLIKKPGFKGKVYLACKNYPECKTTYNIDKDGNKVIKPEPEKTDLKCEKCGSMMLKRTGKRGPFLTCSAFPKCRNLQWIKTDKPPKEPKTKKSKKAKSPAKTKK; encoded by the coding sequence ATGTCAAAATATCTTGTTATCGTAGAGTCGCCGGCAAAAGAAAAAACAATTTCCAAAATTTTGGGAAAAGATTACGCGGTTAAAAGTTCTTACGGGCACATTAGAGATTTGCCAAAAAATAAAATAGGCATAGACGTAGAAAATAATTTTGAACCCACATACGTAAATATTGCAAGAGCTAAAAAAGTTATATCGGACTTAAAAAATGCCTCCGAAAAATCCGACAGAATATATCTTGCCACCGACTTTGACCGCGAGGGCGAAGCTATTGCGTGGCATTTAAAAGAAGCGTTAAAACTTAGCGACAAAAAAATATCAAGAATAACTTTCCACGAAATTACGCCCGAAGCCATAAACTCCGCCGTAAAAAACCCAAGAGAGCTGGACATGCACCTTGTGGACAGCCAGCAGACAAGAAGAATTTTAGACAGGCTTGTAGGTTATAAACTTTCTCCGCTTTTGTGGAAAAAAGTAAAAATAGGACTTTCTGCGGGAAGAGTTCAGTCCGTTGCCGTAATGATTATCTGCGACAGAGAAGAAGAAATTAATAAATTTGTCCCCGTAGAATATTGGGGCATTGAAGCGGAGCTTTCAAAAACGGATAAAAAACAAAACCCGTTTAAAGCCGCGCTGCATTCAAAAGCGGGAGTCCGCTTTGATAAACTTGCCATAAAAACAAAAGCGGAAGCGGATAAAATTTTAGCGGAACTTTCCGGCGCAAAATATATAGTTAAAACCGTTGAACCCAAACAGCGCAAACGTTCGCCGTTTGGTCCTTATACAACTTCAACAATGCAGCAGGACGCTTCAAGACGTCTTGGTTTTTCCGCTTCCAAAACAATGATGATAGCGCAAAAACTTTACGAAGGAATAAACGTAGGCGGACAAAACTCCGAAGGTCTTATAACCTACATGAGAACGGATTCGTTAAATATTGCAAAAAGCGTTCAGAGCGACACTTTAAAATTTATAGGCGCAACTTACGGCGAAAAATTTCTTCCGCCGGCGCCGCGAATTTACAAAACAAAATCCAAGGGAGCCCAAGAAGCGCACGAAGCCATAAGACCTACGCTGCCTTCAAGAATTCCCGAAAACATTAAGCAATATTTATCTCCGGACGAATTTAAACTTTACAATTTAATTTGGAAAAGATTTTTAGCAAGCCAAATGTCGGACGCTTTATACAACACGGTAAGCGCTGAAATTTCCGCAAACGATTACGTATTTAAAGCCTCGGGAAGCGCGCTTGTTTTTGACGGTTTCTTAAAAGTTTATGAAATTGACGACGAAGACAAAGAATCTAAACTTCCAAACCTTACGGCAGGCGAAACGCTGAATTTGCTGCAGCTTATTAACGAGCAGCATTTTACCGAGCCGCCGGCACGCTACAACGAAGCAAGCCTTATTAAAGCGCTTGAAGAACACGGCATAGGCAGGCCTTCAACTTACGCGCCGACAATTAAAACTATTTTGGACAGATTATACGTTCGCCTTGAAGGCAAAAAATTTATTCCTACAAATTTGGGAATGGTTGTAACCGACGTTTTAAAAAAACATTTTGCAAACATTGTAAACGTAGAATTTACCGCCGGCGTTGAAGAAAAGCTTGACGATATAGCCGAAAACAAATTGGTTTGGCAAAGCGTCCTGAAAGATTTCTACGGACCTTTTGAACAAGATTTAACCGCCGCGGAAAAAAACTTGGAAAGACAAAAAGTAGAAGCTCCAAAAAGCGACGAAGTTTGTCCTAACTGCGGCAAGCCGATGGTTATAAGAGAATCCCGCAACGGACGTTTTTTGGGCTGCTCGGGATATCCCGAATGTAAAACAACAATGTCTATGGGAAAAGACGGAAAAGCCGCGCCTGCCGCCGAAGAGACCGACATGAAATGCGATAAATGCGGTTCGCCTCTTATAAAAAAACCGGGATTTAAAGGCAAAGTGTATTTGGCGTGCAAAAATTATCCCGAATGCAAAACAACTTACAATATAGACAAAGACGGAAACAAAGTCATAAAACCGGAACCGGAAAAAACAGATTTAAAATGCGAGAAGTGCGGTTCTATGATGCTTAAGAGAACGGGTAAAAGAGGACCGTTTCTTACGTGTTCCGCGTTTCCAAAATGCAGGAATTTACAATGGATAAAAACGGACAAACCTCCGAAAGAGCCCAAGACCAAGAAATCAAAGAAAGCGAAGTCTCCGGCGAAAACAAAGAAATAA